A single region of the Deltaproteobacteria bacterium genome encodes:
- the glgC gene encoding glucose-1-phosphate adenylyltransferase, giving the protein MPSSGRVLGMILAGGHGSRLEPLTSRRAKPAVPFGSKYRIIDFILNNFVNSQIFSIYVLTQFRAQSLTRHIQRYWRFGTFLDSHFIELAPAQMFRYEELGAVWYRGTADAIYQNQHLIEDQQPEVVAIFGGDHIFKMNVRHMVDYHRQHRADLTIAGYTVPIEEASRFGVLQVDENWNLTGFQEKPENPTPIPGHPDRALISMGNYLFRTEALHEMLEQDSQEEDSSHDFGKDVIPRSLREGYGIRVYDFMRNPIPGQEGPNDYWRDVGTLDAYYEANMDIVQVVPEFDLFNEQWPLRTANTFSPPTKFVHESGDRMGQAFNSLLSGGSIISGGTVRRSVLGRRCRVNSYAEVDHAVLFDCVEVGRGSKLKNCIVEKQVIVPPETRIGWDLEEDLARGFKVTENGITVVPEHPRF; this is encoded by the coding sequence ATGCCCAGCTCCGGACGTGTCCTCGGAATGATCCTGGCCGGCGGTCACGGCTCCCGGCTCGAGCCGCTGACCAGCCGGCGCGCCAAGCCGGCCGTCCCCTTCGGCTCGAAGTACCGGATCATCGACTTCATCCTGAACAACTTCGTGAACTCGCAGATCTTCTCGATCTACGTGCTCACGCAGTTCCGGGCCCAGTCGCTCACCCGCCACATCCAGCGCTACTGGCGCTTCGGCACCTTCCTCGACTCGCACTTCATCGAGCTCGCCCCGGCCCAGATGTTCCGCTACGAGGAGCTCGGCGCTGTCTGGTACCGCGGCACCGCCGACGCCATCTACCAGAACCAGCACCTCATCGAGGATCAGCAGCCGGAGGTGGTGGCGATCTTCGGCGGCGACCACATCTTCAAGATGAACGTCCGCCACATGGTGGACTACCACCGCCAGCACCGGGCCGACCTGACCATCGCCGGCTACACCGTGCCCATCGAGGAGGCCAGCCGCTTCGGCGTGCTGCAGGTGGACGAGAACTGGAACCTGACCGGCTTCCAGGAGAAGCCCGAGAACCCCACCCCCATCCCGGGTCACCCCGACCGGGCCCTGATCTCGATGGGAAACTACCTCTTCCGCACCGAGGCCCTGCACGAGATGCTCGAGCAGGACAGCCAGGAGGAGGACTCCTCCCACGACTTCGGCAAGGACGTGATCCCGCGCTCCCTGCGCGAGGGCTACGGCATCCGGGTCTACGACTTCATGCGCAACCCCATCCCCGGCCAGGAGGGTCCCAACGACTACTGGCGCGACGTGGGGACCCTCGACGCCTACTACGAGGCCAACATGGACATCGTGCAGGTGGTGCCCGAGTTCGACCTCTTCAACGAGCAGTGGCCCCTGCGGACGGCCAACACCTTCTCGCCCCCCACCAAGTTCGTCCACGAGTCGGGCGACCGCATGGGCCAGGCCTTCAACAGCCTCCTCTCCGGGGGCTCGATCATCAGCGGGGGCACCGTCCGGCGGAGCGTCCTGGGGCGCCGCTGCCGGGTGAACTCCTACGCCGAGGTCGATCACGCCGTCCTCTTCGACTGCGTCGAGGTCGGGCGCGGCTCGAAGCTGAAGAACTGCATCGTCGAGAAGCAGGTCATCGTTCCCCCCGAGACCCGCATCGGCTGGGATCTGGAGGAGGACCTCGCCCGCGGCTTCAAGGTCACCGAGAACGGGATCACCGTCGTCCCCGAACACCCCCGATTCTGA
- a CDS encoding VCBS repeat-containing protein, with the protein MKHRLPIVLLAAVLLTTQSCSCEPTSGTAALGDACKRDRDCQSPLLCVEGVCAECADDLDCGGTNTCSGGLCQQVCDDPAEACEAGGSCCPGRGECLEGRCLPECLGTRCGAALELCCGAGTVCEAGLCMTDCGGAERCGVGLDLCCGAGEICYGTSCTPAFVPCNGPIDCPEDQICERDLGVCIDRTSVGTCEYHPPAGVFTPGADCRWSPAAGDLDPNRVDVVMTPVVGNLTDDTDDGLTNTFDLPDIAFVSYDRIGDGCCNTPGTLRIVDGRCNNDGTMRTLFATSTPALDNSGGLALGDLDGDGVPELVGILWNPASGNGRPQGTVAFRRTSANGAAWEVYWQNDTYPTFDVHQRGGAQPSIVNLDGRGGPEVVIGNVVLDGQTGALVWDGVVESGGTGGIGNNAFLGPVSTVADLDLDNENEVIAGNTVYHADGSVWWTYAYSTSNSSCGAQGALTCDGYNGVGNFDGDPEGEVVVVRQGEIFVFEHDGGLKWRQPIPVDDCPNNESGPPTVADFDGDGRPEIGTAAGDFYVVADLDCQAPPLPAGCQSPGVLWAVPNQDCSSRVTASSVFDFDGDGKAEVVYADETTFRIFDGTTGAVLFTDAAHRSHTRLEEPVIADVDNDGNAEVIIAENRTNSGAGQPGIIVWSDANDNWVFTRRIWNQHGYHVSNVGERGDIPQQETPNWTDPALNNFRQNVQGEGLFWAPDLVVLNLAASCDGDGTLHLAFEVMNQGSRIVPAGVPVTVYLEGTALFTLLTTTALIPGQREALTHDHPLDPAQRDTPLDLRVAADDGGGGTGVHNECTEDNNDAERQGFLCGGVIP; encoded by the coding sequence ATGAAGCACCGCCTTCCCATCGTTCTCCTCGCCGCCGTGCTCCTCACGACCCAGTCCTGCTCCTGCGAGCCCACGAGCGGCACCGCCGCCCTCGGCGACGCCTGCAAGCGCGACCGGGACTGCCAGAGCCCCCTCCTCTGCGTGGAGGGGGTCTGCGCCGAGTGCGCCGATGACCTCGACTGCGGGGGCACCAACACCTGCTCGGGGGGTCTCTGCCAGCAGGTCTGCGACGATCCGGCCGAGGCCTGCGAGGCGGGGGGTAGCTGCTGCCCGGGGCGGGGCGAGTGCCTCGAGGGCCGCTGCCTGCCCGAGTGCCTCGGGACCCGCTGCGGCGCGGCCCTCGAGCTCTGCTGCGGCGCGGGGACGGTCTGCGAGGCCGGCCTCTGCATGACCGACTGCGGCGGGGCCGAGCGCTGCGGCGTCGGCCTCGATCTCTGCTGCGGCGCCGGGGAGATCTGCTACGGCACGAGCTGCACCCCGGCCTTCGTCCCCTGCAACGGGCCCATCGACTGCCCCGAGGACCAGATCTGCGAGCGCGATCTCGGGGTCTGCATCGACCGCACCTCCGTGGGCACCTGCGAGTACCACCCGCCCGCCGGCGTCTTCACCCCCGGCGCCGACTGCCGCTGGTCGCCGGCGGCGGGCGACCTCGACCCCAACCGGGTCGACGTCGTGATGACCCCGGTGGTGGGCAACCTGACGGATGACACCGACGACGGCCTGACCAACACCTTCGACCTCCCCGACATCGCCTTCGTCAGCTACGACCGCATCGGGGACGGCTGCTGCAACACGCCGGGCACCCTGCGCATCGTGGACGGGCGCTGCAACAACGACGGCACGATGCGGACCCTCTTCGCCACCAGCACCCCGGCCCTCGACAACTCGGGCGGCCTGGCCCTGGGCGACCTCGACGGCGACGGGGTCCCGGAGCTCGTCGGCATCCTCTGGAACCCTGCCTCGGGCAACGGCCGCCCCCAGGGGACCGTGGCCTTCCGGCGCACCTCGGCGAACGGCGCGGCCTGGGAGGTCTACTGGCAGAACGACACCTACCCCACCTTCGACGTGCACCAACGCGGCGGCGCCCAGCCCTCGATCGTCAACCTCGATGGGCGGGGCGGACCCGAGGTCGTCATCGGCAACGTCGTCCTCGACGGCCAGACCGGCGCCCTCGTCTGGGACGGCGTGGTCGAGAGCGGCGGCACCGGCGGCATCGGCAACAACGCCTTCCTGGGCCCCGTCTCCACCGTGGCCGACCTCGACCTCGACAACGAGAACGAGGTCATCGCCGGCAACACCGTCTACCACGCGGACGGCAGCGTCTGGTGGACCTACGCCTACTCCACCAGCAACTCCTCCTGCGGCGCCCAGGGCGCCCTGACCTGCGACGGCTACAACGGCGTGGGCAACTTCGACGGGGACCCCGAGGGCGAGGTGGTCGTCGTGCGCCAGGGAGAGATCTTCGTCTTCGAGCACGACGGCGGGCTCAAGTGGCGCCAGCCCATCCCGGTGGACGACTGCCCCAACAACGAGAGCGGGCCGCCGACGGTGGCCGACTTCGACGGGGACGGCCGGCCCGAGATCGGCACCGCCGCCGGGGACTTCTACGTGGTGGCCGACCTCGACTGCCAGGCCCCCCCCCTCCCGGCGGGCTGCCAGAGCCCGGGCGTGCTCTGGGCCGTCCCCAACCAGGACTGCTCCAGCCGGGTCACCGCCTCCTCGGTCTTCGACTTCGACGGGGACGGCAAGGCCGAGGTCGTCTACGCCGACGAGACCACCTTCCGGATCTTCGACGGCACCACCGGCGCGGTGCTCTTCACCGACGCCGCGCACCGCAGCCACACGCGGCTGGAGGAGCCGGTGATCGCCGATGTGGACAACGACGGCAACGCCGAGGTGATCATCGCCGAGAACCGCACCAATAGCGGCGCCGGGCAGCCCGGGATCATCGTCTGGTCCGATGCCAACGACAACTGGGTCTTCACCCGGCGGATCTGGAACCAGCACGGCTACCACGTCTCGAACGTGGGTGAGCGGGGCGACATCCCCCAGCAGGAGACCCCCAACTGGACCGACCCGGCCCTCAACAACTTCCGGCAGAACGTCCAGGGAGAGGGGCTCTTCTGGGCCCCGGACCTGGTGGTCCTGAACCTGGCGGCCTCCTGCGACGGGGACGGCACCCTGCACCTCGCCTTCGAGGTCATGAACCAGGGCAGCCGGATCGTCCCGGCGGGGGTGCCGGTGACCGTCTACCTGGAGGGGACGGCCCTCTTCACCCTGCTCACGACCACCGCCCTCATCCCCGGGCAGCGGGAGGCCCTGACCCATGACCACCCCCTGGATCCGGCCCAGCGGGACACCCCCCTGGACCTGAGGGTGGCGGCCGACGACGGCGGGGGCGGGACAGGCGTCCACAACGAGTGCACCGAGGACAACAACGACGCCGAGCGGCAGGGCTTCCTCTGCGGTGGTGTGATCCCCTGA
- a CDS encoding MopE-related protein — protein MMIACGAEGLPSGPSLQPQLQTGRQGLRVGQPREGYPNHDEQLMLVAINRSRSDPNNVALETAGACPTTGSAWRAPLPPLMWSFEGSRAARFHGAHAALNGGGLSHESYCDLRPDVGTNGCAGEASCSCTFRSGCWSCDSKAGCGTDPFERGRLFGFPAQNEVLAANQSDGWTANRAWITECIGEDGHRLILTSDGQDSIGVGGYRGGSCWQRHWGANGAHLAVPLAVLPAGVHRDLGGGRIAYYVNYHEPSGGPLELDLVLDGACLPMSREIGTPENGTWWLELADDGQCHQYWFRARGPDGARHTWPEVGAWRSGACEGFVAQALPADCESCTEGETIACGLGRCAGEATCSGGAFGACAGPAPEAESCNGEDDDCDGHVPAEEYDHDLDGYSACEGDCDDHDPDLAPGVEELCNRIDDDCDGVTDEGCGEPDGGPGPDGGTVPPEEPKGCGCEGTSRSAAGVVAWLLLVGATVGRRRL, from the coding sequence ATGATGATCGCCTGCGGCGCCGAGGGCCTACCCTCCGGCCCCTCTCTCCAACCTCAGCTCCAGACCGGGCGCCAGGGCCTGCGGGTCGGCCAGCCCCGCGAGGGCTACCCCAACCACGACGAGCAGCTGATGCTGGTCGCGATCAACCGCTCCCGCTCGGATCCGAACAACGTGGCGCTGGAGACGGCGGGCGCCTGCCCCACGACGGGATCGGCCTGGCGGGCGCCCCTCCCCCCCCTGATGTGGTCCTTCGAGGGCTCCCGCGCCGCGCGCTTCCACGGCGCCCACGCCGCCCTCAACGGCGGCGGCCTCTCCCACGAGAGCTACTGCGATCTGCGGCCCGACGTGGGGACCAACGGCTGCGCCGGGGAGGCCTCCTGCTCCTGCACCTTCCGCAGCGGCTGCTGGAGCTGCGACAGCAAGGCCGGCTGCGGCACCGATCCCTTCGAGCGGGGGCGGCTCTTCGGCTTCCCGGCCCAGAACGAGGTGCTGGCGGCGAACCAGTCCGACGGCTGGACGGCGAACCGCGCCTGGATCACCGAGTGCATCGGCGAGGACGGCCACCGCCTGATCCTGACCAGCGACGGCCAGGACAGCATCGGGGTGGGAGGCTACCGGGGCGGCTCCTGCTGGCAGCGCCACTGGGGCGCCAACGGGGCCCACCTCGCCGTGCCCCTCGCCGTGCTCCCGGCCGGCGTCCACCGCGACCTCGGGGGCGGGCGCATCGCCTACTACGTGAACTACCACGAGCCCTCGGGCGGACCGCTGGAGCTGGACCTGGTCCTCGACGGGGCCTGCCTCCCCATGAGCCGGGAGATCGGCACCCCCGAGAACGGCACCTGGTGGCTCGAGCTCGCCGACGACGGCCAGTGCCACCAGTACTGGTTCCGGGCCCGCGGCCCCGACGGCGCCCGCCACACCTGGCCCGAGGTCGGCGCCTGGCGAAGCGGCGCCTGCGAGGGCTTCGTCGCCCAGGCCCTGCCCGCGGACTGCGAGAGCTGCACCGAGGGGGAGACGATCGCCTGCGGCCTCGGGCGCTGCGCCGGAGAGGCCACCTGCAGCGGCGGCGCCTTCGGCGCCTGCGCGGGCCCGGCCCCTGAGGCCGAGAGCTGCAACGGTGAGGACGACGACTGCGACGGCCACGTCCCGGCCGAGGAGTACGATCACGACCTCGACGGCTACAGCGCCTGCGAGGGTGACTGCGACGACCACGATCCCGACCTCGCGCCGGGCGTGGAGGAGCTCTGCAACCGGATCGACGACGACTGTGACGGAGTCACCGACGAGGGCTGCGGCGAGCCGGATGGGGGGCCCGGGCCCGATGGGGGGACCGTGCCGCCAGAGGAGCCGAAGGGCTGCGGGTGCGAGGGCACCTCGAGGTCTGCGGCCGGCGTCGTCGCCTGGCTGCTATTGGTGGGAGCGACGGTCGGGAGGAGAAGGCTGTGA
- a CDS encoding NifU family protein: METKLKLEITEPALKLLAEALASGEASDHAIRVRARRIGVRRFVYGMDVVPETDARSDDAVLTLREGKVLVWVDPESAANLEGATIDFVDMGGLQGAGFKFENPQETPSWEDPVSQSLQKLLDAEINPSLAGHGGFVEILRVEDGIAYVSMGGGCQGCGQASATLTEGVERHVVERIPEITRLVDVTDHAAGENPYFE; this comes from the coding sequence ATGGAAACGAAGCTGAAGCTGGAGATCACCGAGCCTGCCCTCAAACTCCTCGCCGAGGCCCTCGCCTCGGGCGAGGCGAGCGATCACGCCATCCGGGTGCGCGCCCGGCGGATCGGCGTCCGGCGCTTCGTCTACGGGATGGACGTCGTCCCCGAGACCGACGCCCGGAGCGACGACGCCGTGCTCACCCTGCGGGAGGGCAAGGTCCTGGTCTGGGTCGATCCCGAGAGCGCGGCCAACCTCGAGGGCGCGACCATCGACTTCGTCGACATGGGCGGCCTGCAGGGCGCCGGCTTCAAGTTCGAAAACCCCCAGGAGACCCCCAGCTGGGAGGATCCCGTCAGCCAGAGCCTGCAGAAGCTCCTCGACGCGGAGATCAACCCCTCCCTCGCCGGCCACGGCGGCTTCGTCGAGATCCTGCGGGTCGAGGACGGTATCGCCTACGTGAGCATGGGCGGCGGCTGCCAGGGCTGCGGCCAGGCGTCGGCGACCCTGACCGAGGGGGTCGAGCGGCACGTCGTCGAGCGGATCCCCGAGATCACCCGGCTGGTCGACGTGACCGATCATGCTGCGGGTGAGAATCCCTACTTCGAGTAG
- a CDS encoding prepilin-type N-terminal cleavage/methylation domain-containing protein yields MQTQRKNSKMRSAAGFTLVELMISTVISGFVVAGGVTAMMAFNRMEADLGHERKAGQQNRRGTAVLERMLLQAGYGVDPFIAFDPHRPDEDCKANNGICLTNNLGAPGFPTYTAAVGSDDVLFAARDPNYFALAEDPDTSKPDSDPTKAVPMLRGKAWQISAASATSLTLEANGSATKLPPGTVLLAICPGGYTYTLVTLRAAADVLATTDTTVSLTTEVADDPFQQSNAAGSAACLGAGQARAFVINRYRFMVRQDNAIGRRYLLLSRSLDRNGDAKIDWTDWEVVSANVGDLQAAYIMRDGTVWGQDAGAAQSARRPGGANQSAVLSALTDAGLEPCSNEMTIPFYQARALAPCQLDSSAQRANATAAATQPGQPEALWGNVRAVRLTLLTQTQRPMLKRGGAVNTLVDAPLLSSTEDHLLPAARDGKPRFRLSTVVPLPNMASRGIPLI; encoded by the coding sequence ATGCAGACCCAGCGAAAGAACTCGAAGATGCGCAGCGCGGCGGGCTTCACCCTCGTCGAGTTGATGATCTCCACGGTGATCTCCGGCTTCGTCGTCGCCGGCGGCGTCACGGCCATGATGGCCTTCAACCGGATGGAGGCCGACCTCGGCCACGAGCGCAAGGCGGGCCAGCAGAACCGCCGCGGCACCGCCGTCCTCGAGCGGATGCTCCTCCAGGCCGGCTACGGCGTCGATCCCTTCATCGCCTTCGACCCCCACCGCCCCGACGAGGACTGCAAGGCGAACAACGGCATCTGCCTGACCAACAACCTCGGCGCGCCGGGCTTCCCGACCTACACCGCCGCCGTGGGCTCCGACGACGTCCTCTTCGCCGCCCGGGATCCCAACTACTTCGCCCTGGCCGAAGATCCCGACACCTCCAAGCCGGACTCGGACCCGACCAAGGCCGTCCCCATGCTGCGGGGCAAGGCCTGGCAGATCTCGGCCGCCTCCGCCACCAGCCTCACCCTCGAGGCCAACGGCAGCGCGACCAAGCTCCCGCCGGGGACCGTCCTCCTGGCCATCTGCCCCGGAGGCTACACCTACACCCTGGTGACCCTGCGCGCCGCCGCGGACGTCCTCGCGACCACCGACACCACCGTCTCCCTCACCACCGAGGTGGCGGACGATCCCTTCCAGCAGTCCAACGCGGCCGGCTCGGCCGCCTGCCTGGGCGCCGGTCAGGCGCGGGCCTTCGTCATCAACCGCTACCGCTTCATGGTCCGCCAGGACAACGCCATCGGCCGCCGCTACCTGCTGCTCTCCCGCAGCCTCGATCGCAACGGGGACGCCAAGATCGACTGGACCGACTGGGAGGTGGTCTCGGCGAACGTGGGCGACCTGCAGGCCGCCTACATCATGCGGGACGGCACGGTCTGGGGTCAGGACGCGGGGGCCGCGCAGTCCGCTCGGCGCCCGGGTGGCGCCAACCAGAGCGCGGTGCTCTCGGCCCTCACCGACGCGGGCCTCGAGCCCTGCTCCAACGAGATGACCATCCCCTTCTACCAGGCCCGGGCCCTGGCTCCCTGCCAGCTGGACTCCTCCGCCCAGCGAGCGAACGCCACGGCCGCGGCCACCCAGCCCGGACAGCCGGAGGCCCTCTGGGGCAACGTGCGCGCCGTCCGCCTCACCCTGCTGACCCAGACTCAGCGGCCGATGCTCAAGCGCGGCGGCGCGGTGAACACCCTCGTCGACGCGCCGCTCCTCTCGAGCACCGAGGACCACCTCCTCCCCGCCGCCCGGGACGGCAAGCCCCGCTTCCGCCTCTCCACCGTCGTCCCCCTGCCGAACATGGCGAGCCGGGGCATCCCCCTCATCTAG
- a CDS encoding prepilin-type N-terminal cleavage/methylation domain-containing protein, with protein sequence MRDSKQRHSSPSRREAGFSLIEVMIAVVVMSVGMVGLVSMLNVAAKRDGDGRRKDRATAIAYDLLHYLERLPFDAPALVDTHTSNGTDLMDENGTFAGMDNTNLPASTFDHSGGDLPDADTGSFMGVVVPADQQFVGYAPAGTFTEGTGNRPTLDFNNDGKDDFNRNWIVVDDPPRPGESVSPGKKIGVVVTWRDPSLGIRQRVTVVGYRANRKLVLPQQ encoded by the coding sequence ATGCGTGATTCCAAGCAGAGGCACTCGTCCCCCTCCCGCCGGGAGGCCGGCTTCTCCCTGATCGAGGTGATGATCGCCGTCGTCGTGATGAGCGTCGGCATGGTCGGCCTGGTCAGCATGCTCAACGTGGCCGCCAAGCGCGACGGCGACGGGCGGCGCAAGGACCGGGCGACGGCCATCGCCTACGACCTGCTCCACTACCTCGAGCGCCTGCCCTTCGACGCCCCGGCCCTGGTCGACACGCACACCAGCAACGGCACCGACCTGATGGACGAGAACGGCACCTTCGCGGGCATGGACAACACCAACCTGCCCGCCAGCACCTTCGACCACTCCGGCGGCGATCTGCCCGACGCCGACACTGGCAGCTTCATGGGCGTGGTCGTCCCGGCAGACCAGCAGTTCGTGGGCTACGCCCCGGCCGGCACCTTCACCGAGGGCACCGGCAACCGCCCGACCCTCGACTTCAACAACGACGGCAAGGACGACTTCAACCGCAACTGGATCGTCGTCGACGACCCGCCGCGTCCGGGTGAGTCGGTCTCCCCGGGCAAGAAGATCGGGGTGGTCGTGACCTGGCGGGACCCCTCGCTGGGCATCCGCCAGCGCGTCACGGTCGTGGGCTACCGCGCCAACCGCAAGCTCGTGCTCCCGCAGCAGTGA
- a CDS encoding prepilin-type N-terminal cleavage/methylation domain-containing protein: protein MNTDRRTHGFTLIELMVTVTLVGIMAGLAIAGARQMTPRLRATRSIADLVAIFRQAPRLAAASNADLWLGLEDPNSGTSPYHYVLIQDWNGNFDRAGFDPANPRDDFDDDGGKRTDRLLTKGEIYESVKYYRGTDVKGPSMNEIPGFYRPVVLATQPRCTTYGFSATGCPVTGSNQMTWIRFKANGEVEVPGNGNARFISLILGRSNLEENSEKTIIVVSLPYGLVEIFHDA, encoded by the coding sequence ATGAACACCGACCGCCGCACTCACGGATTCACCCTCATCGAGCTGATGGTGACCGTCACGCTCGTGGGCATCATGGCCGGGCTGGCCATCGCCGGCGCCCGGCAGATGACCCCCCGGCTGCGAGCGACCCGCTCGATCGCCGACCTGGTCGCCATCTTCCGGCAGGCCCCCCGCCTCGCCGCGGCCTCGAACGCCGACCTCTGGCTGGGGCTCGAGGATCCGAACTCCGGCACCTCGCCCTACCACTACGTCCTCATCCAGGACTGGAACGGCAACTTCGACCGGGCGGGCTTCGATCCGGCAAACCCCCGGGACGACTTCGACGACGACGGCGGCAAGCGCACCGACCGCCTGCTGACCAAGGGCGAGATCTACGAGAGCGTCAAGTACTACCGGGGAACGGACGTGAAGGGCCCCTCGATGAACGAGATCCCCGGCTTCTACCGCCCGGTGGTCCTCGCCACCCAGCCCCGCTGCACCACCTACGGCTTCTCGGCCACGGGCTGCCCCGTGACGGGCAGCAACCAGATGACCTGGATCCGCTTCAAGGCCAACGGCGAGGTGGAGGTGCCCGGCAACGGCAACGCCCGCTTCATCTCGTTGATCCTCGGGCGGAGCAACCTCGAAGAGAACAGCGAGAAGACCATCATCGTCGTCTCCCTTCCCTACGGCCTGGTGGAGATCTTCCACGATGCGTGA
- a CDS encoding RNA polymerase sigma factor, with product MPLPRKAPQEPDPQTLAACRAGDPAALERVFREQLPVLERLLARLLGPDPDREDVLQQVLLAAVAAFPAFRGEASVRTWLAGIAIRTVRQHWRQGAPRRRVPLELVPEPEGDPGQGPGPLLADQREGIRRLYEHLEALSERKRIAFVLHVLEGRSIAEVAALMEATLSATKSRVFFARRELVKRARRDPLLSSLVQHGQGEGER from the coding sequence ATGCCCCTGCCCCGGAAAGCACCCCAGGAGCCCGATCCCCAGACCCTCGCGGCCTGCCGGGCGGGCGATCCCGCGGCGCTCGAGCGCGTCTTCCGCGAGCAGCTGCCGGTCCTCGAGCGGCTCCTCGCCCGCCTCCTCGGTCCGGATCCCGACCGCGAGGACGTGCTGCAGCAGGTCCTCCTCGCCGCGGTGGCGGCCTTCCCGGCTTTTCGCGGTGAGGCCTCGGTCCGCACCTGGCTCGCAGGCATCGCGATCCGCACCGTCCGGCAGCACTGGCGCCAGGGCGCGCCACGGCGCCGGGTCCCCCTCGAGCTGGTCCCCGAGCCCGAGGGCGATCCCGGGCAGGGCCCCGGCCCGCTCCTGGCCGACCAGCGCGAGGGCATCCGCCGCCTCTACGAGCACCTCGAGGCGCTCTCGGAGCGCAAGCGGATCGCCTTCGTCCTCCACGTCCTCGAGGGACGCAGCATCGCGGAGGTCGCGGCGCTGATGGAGGCCACCCTGAGCGCGACCAAGTCCCGGGTCTTCTTCGCCCGCCGCGAGCTGGTGAAGCGCGCCCGCCGGGATCCTCTGCTCTCCAGCCTGGTCCAGCACGGCCAGGGGGAGGGTGAGCGATGA